One window of Mauremys reevesii isolate NIE-2019 linkage group 4, ASM1616193v1, whole genome shotgun sequence genomic DNA carries:
- the FLRT2 gene encoding leucine-rich repeat transmembrane protein FLRT2, which produces MGPWTRMWPKDWAAFLKSWLIISLGLCMQVSKTLACPNVCRCDRNFVYCNERSLTSVPLGIPEGVTVLYLHNNQINNAGFPAELHNVQSVHTVYLYGNQLDEFPMNLPKNVRVLHLQENNIQTISRAALSQLLKLEELHLDDNSISTVGVEDGAFREAVSLKLLFLSKNHLSSVPVGLPVDLQELRVDENRIAIISDMAFQNLTSLERLIVDGNLLTNKGIAEGTFSHLTKLKEFSIVRNSLSYPPPDLPGTHLLRLYLQDNQITHIPLSAFSNLHKLERLDISNNQLRMLVKGVFDNLHNLKQLTARNNPWLCDCSIKWVTEWLKFIPSSINVRGFMCQGPEQVRGMAVRELNMNMLSCPTTTPGLPLITPAPATTLPTTLVPTSSVPTPSDKYSPLPSTKSTLPTVPDREGGEMVTPPISERIQLSIHFVNDTCIQVNWLSLFTVMAYKLTWVKMGHSLVGGIVQERIVSGEKQHLSLVNLEPKSTYRICLVPLDAFNNYRAGEDTVCSEATTKASHLNNGSNTASSHEQTTSQNMGSPFLLAGLIGGAVIFVLVVLLSIFCWHMHKKGRYTSQKWKYNRGRRKDDYCEAGTKKDNSILEMTETSFQIVSLNNDQLLKGDFRLQPIYTPNGGINYTDCHIPNNMRYCNSSVSDLEHCHT; this is translated from the coding sequence ATGGGCCCGTGGACGAGAATGTGGCCCAAAGATTGGGCTGCTTTCCTGAAATCCTGGCTCATAATTTCCCTGGGGCTCTGCATGCAGGTCTCCAAAACTCTGGCCTGTCCAAATGTGTGCCGCTGTGACCGAAACTTTGTCTACTGTAACGAGCGAAGCTTGACCTCAGTGCCTCTTGGGATACCGGAGGGTGTAACCGTACTCTACCTCCACAATAACCAAATTAATAATGCTGGATTCCCTGCAGAGCTGCACAACGTCCAGTCTGTGCACACGGTCTACCTGTATGGCAACCAATTGGATGAGTTTCCCATGAACCTGCCCAAGAATGTCAGGGTTCTTCACCTGCAGGAAAACAACATTCAAACCATTTCTCGGgctgccctgtcccagctccTGAAGCTGGAAGAGCTGCACCTAGATGACAACTCCATCTCTACTGTGGGGGTTGAGGATGGAGCATTTCGGGAAGCTGTCAGCCTCAAGCTTCTGTTCTTGTCTAAGAATCACTTGAGCAGTGTACCAGTTGGCCTTCCAGTGGACTTACAAGAATTACGAGTTGATGAAAACCGAATTGCCATCATTTCAGACATGGCCTTCCAGAATCTCACGAGCTTGGAGCGTCTTATTGTGGATGGCAATCTCCTGACCAATAAAGGTATAGCTGAGGGCACCTTCAGCCATCTGACCAAGCTCAAAGAATTCTCAATAGTACGGAATTCACTATCATACCCTCCCCCTGATCTTCCAGGTACACATCTGCTGAGGCTCTACCTGCAGGACAACCAGATAACCCACATACCACTTTCAGCCTTTTCAAACCTCCACAAGCTGGAGCGGCTTGATATTTCCAACAATCAGCTCCGGATGCTGGTGAAAGGGGTCTTTGATAACCTCCATAACCTGAAGCAGCTCACTGCGCGGAATAATCCCTGGTTATGTGACTGCAGTATTAAATGGGTCACTGAATGGCTCAAATTTATTCCCTCATCCATCAATGTCCGGGGTTTTATGTGCCAGGGACCAGAACAGGTCCGAGGTATGGCTGTCAGGGAGCTCAATATGAATATGTTGTCATGCCCCACCACCACTCCTGGTCTGCCACTTatcaccccagcccctgctaccACCTTGCCAACCACACTGGTTCCCACTTCATCAGTTCCAACTCCAAGTGATAAATACAGTCCTCTCCCATCCACCAAATCCACACTCCCCACTGTGCCTGACAGGGAGGGTGGAGAAATGGTGACACCTCCCATTTCTGAAAGGATCCAACTCTCCATCCATTTTGTGAATGACACTTGCATCCAAGTCAACTGGCTGTCCCTTTTTACTGTGATGGCGTACAAACTCACATGGGTTAAAATGGGCCACAGCCTGGTAGGGGGCATTGTTCAGGAACGGATAGTAAGTGGTGAGAAACAACACTTAAGCTTGGTGAATCTCGAACCCAAATCCACTTATCGGATTTGTTTGGTTCCATTGGATGCTTTTAATAATTACCGAGCTGGAGAAGACACTGTCTGTTCAGAAGCCACAACCAAGGCTTCCCACTTAAACAATGGCAGCAACACAGCTTCCAGCCATGAGCAGACGACTTCTCAGAATATGGGCTCCCCATTTTTGCTGGCAGGCTTGATTGGGGGTGCAGTGATATTTGTTCTTGTGGTCTTGCTCAGCATCTTTTGCTGGCACATGCATAAAAAGGGGCGCTACACCTCCCAGAAGTGGAAATACAACCGGGGCCGGCGGAAAGATGACTATTGCGAGGCGGGGACCAAGAAGGACAACTCCATCCTGGAGATGACGGAAACCAGCTTCCAGATTGTCTCCTTAAATAACGATCAGCTCCTTAAAGGAGATTTCAGACTGCAGCCCATTTATACCCCAAACGGGGGAATTAACTACACAGACTGCCACATCCCCAACAACATGCGATACTGCAACAGCAGTGTCTCAGATCTGGAACACTGTCATACGTGA